One Chroicocephalus ridibundus chromosome 10, bChrRid1.1, whole genome shotgun sequence DNA window includes the following coding sequences:
- the LOC134521473 gene encoding musculoskeletal embryonic nuclear protein 1 isoform X1 translates to MSQPAPVKKKRPPVKEEDLKGARGNLSKNQEIKSKTYQVMKQCEQMGSAAPSIFSRDRTGGETVFEKPKEPAKSVFG, encoded by the exons ATGTCACAG CCAGCCCCTGTGAAAAAGAAGCGTCCTCCAGTGAAGGAAGAAGACCTCAAAGGAGCCAGAGGAAACCTGTCCAAAAACCAGGAAATTAAATCCAAAACCTACCAAGTGATGAAGCAGTGTG aacaAATGGGTTCTGCAGCACCCTCCATATTCAGCCGGGATCGGACGGGGGGCGAAACAGTCTTTGAgaaacccaaagagccagccaAGAGCGTCTTTGGCTGA